In the Malaya genurostris strain Urasoe2022 chromosome 1, Malgen_1.1, whole genome shotgun sequence genome, one interval contains:
- the LOC131431097 gene encoding uncharacterized protein LOC131431097 isoform X2: protein MLTTAAVLSTANSLLVTPVEQDGVFLDHIGTTFMKRGIWRTNINTSISPNEDRELIEGIRCNMSATRKRMTKDIKNENMNRILSVFDKLCSDAISEIDYERTRSRRSKGIFGFLWSFLFGENDIETELKAMRMHDNEKIHQLSESLVQLNGKTTEMGNTLNDQFYGLMKETNHLKQKYALGETEYLESRLIEIIMLSRETIDAVLHKYKRMRSYPLSTEELTATFDNISSTLPAGLTVLRQSSLVKYETQQINGTIVIAMYTVVVSKTVYEMFRIIPVPHMENHAIIDIGKPRILIDHNGEYFYPTTEPVRMNQTHFIVEPSPVHKELDCVSGLVAHKLSKSRCNITHLSPPYAEMISLTDENQVLYFASDSTSIIIHCKNSIIAPPYKVAVVKLDFDCKIQNNKSVIYGFVNREERRTNLFFKERIQINFN, encoded by the coding sequence ATGTTAACTACAGCAGCAGTTCTCAGCACGGCGAATTCCTTATTAGTAACACCGGTCGAGCAAGATGGGGTATTTCTCGACCACATAGGAACTACTTTTATGAAACGGGGCATATGGCGGACGAATATAAATACGTCGATATCGCCGAATGAAGACCGGGAATTGATCGAAGGCATAAGATGTAATATGTCAGCAACAAGGAAGCGCATGACCAAGgacataaaaaatgaaaatatgaataGAATTTTGAGCGTCTTCGACAAATTATGCTCGGAtgcaatttccgaaattgattaTGAGCGAACAAGATCTCGACGCTCAAAAGGGATATTTGGATTCTTGTGGAGCTTCCTATTCGGTGAAAATGACATCGAAACTGAACTAAAAGCAATGAGAATGCACgacaatgaaaaaatacatcAGTTATCTGAGTCGTTAGTTCAATTAAATGGAAAGACCACTGAGATGGGAAATACCTTAAACGATCAATTCTACGGTCTGATGAAGGAAACAAACCACCTGAAGCAAAAGTACGCCCTAGGTGAAACGGAGTACTTGGAAAGTCGTTTGATCGAGATAATCATGCTTTCTCGAGAGACTATTGACGCAGTGCTTCACAAGTACAAAAGGATGAGATCATATCCACTTTCGACGGAAGAACTTACCGCAACGTTCGACAACATCTCGTCAACATTGCCAGCAGGACTAACAGTTCTTCGACAATCCTCATTGGTAAAATATGAAACGCAGCAGATCAATGGGACTATCGTAATCGCAATGTACACTGTAGTTGTCAGCAAAACAGTGTACGAAATGTTTCGAATTATTCCTGTACCtcatatggaaaatcatgccatCATTGATATAGGAAAACCACGCATACTGATTGACCATAACGGGGAATATTTCTACCCAACTACGGAACCAGTACGGATGAACCAAACTCATTTTATCGTGGAACCTAGCCCGGTTCATAAGGAGCTTGACTGCGTATCTGGACTAGTGGCACACAAACTTTCGAAAAGCCGCTGCAATATTACGCACCTATCGCCACCATACGCCGAGATGATTTCACTCACGGATGAGAACCAGGTGCTTTACTTCGCCAGCGACTCAACTAGTATTATAATTCACTGCAAGAATTCTATTATAGCGCCACCATACAAGGTGGCTGTAGTTAAATTAGATTTCGATtgtaaaatccaaaataataagAGTGTTATATATGGATTCGTGAATAGGGAAGAAAGGCGGACAAACTTATTCTTTAAAGAAAGAATTCAGATTAATTTCAATTAA
- the LOC131431097 gene encoding uncharacterized protein LOC131431097 isoform X1, with protein MSKRGVIFTCSVTRGIHFEMAENLSTDAFFVCFRNFQCRRGKVTQLYSDNGTNFVGAERELKRLLQELDTRMRQGEAAKLEISWVFNPPAAPHFGGVWERLIGIIKKALSVMIDDMSKRTPTSEVLRSAFIQAEWFVNSRPLIHRALKDVNDELLTPFHAILGRPGQYAPPFEIDPKPYDKNSQARIQHAMKVFWDKWKKEYLPTLITREKWTGDVKPIKTDDIVLMVDNEEPPGRWLKGRVVKLIISDDGVARQAEVITGKGTFRRAVAKLAILDVERKDLTPEPTQSKQESEHVIMHVSETESADPKFEDHRIEMKREINNISQSGKKKRPVIRFSPRSVLAAMLTTAAVLSTANSLLVTPVEQDGVFLDHIGTTFMKRGIWRTNINTSISPNEDRELIEGIRCNMSATRKRMTKDIKNENMNRILSVFDKLCSDAISEIDYERTRSRRSKGIFGFLWSFLFGENDIETELKAMRMHDNEKIHQLSESLVQLNGKTTEMGNTLNDQFYGLMKETNHLKQKYALGETEYLESRLIEIIMLSRETIDAVLHKYKRMRSYPLSTEELTATFDNISSTLPAGLTVLRQSSLVKYETQQINGTIVIAMYTVVVSKTVYEMFRIIPVPHMENHAIIDIGKPRILIDHNGEYFYPTTEPVRMNQTHFIVEPSPVHKELDCVSGLVAHKLSKSRCNITHLSPPYAEMISLTDENQVLYFASDSTSIIIHCKNSIIAPPYKVAVVKLDFDCKIQNNKSVIYGFVNREERRTNLFFKERIQINFN; from the coding sequence ATGTCAAAAAGGGGAGTTATTTTCACTTGTTCAGTTACACGTGGAATACACTTCGAAATGGCAGAAAATTTGAGTACCGATGCCTTTTTCGTATGCTTTAGGAATTTTCAGTGTCGCAGAGGTAAAGTAACTCAGCTTTACAGCGACAACGGAACTAATTTCGTTGGAGCCGAAAGAGAGTTGAAACGCCTCCTACAAGAACTCGACACAAGAATGAGACAAGGAGAAGCAGCAAAGTTAGAAATTTCATGGGTGTTTAACCCTCCAGCGGCTCCACATTTTGGAGGCGTATGGGAGAGGTTAATAGGAATAATAAAGAAGGCGCTTAGTGTCATGATAGACGATATGTCTAAAAGGACACCTACGAGTGAAGTGCTGCGATCAGCCTTTATTCAAGCGGAGTGGTTTGTTAATTCACGTCCTTTGATACATAGAGCTTTAAAGGATGTGAATGATGAGCTATTAACCCCCTTCCATGCGATCTTAGGAAGGCCGGGACAATATGCACCACCCTTCGAGATTGATCCAAAACCTTACGATAAGAACTCGCAGGCAAGGATTCAACACGCCATGAAGGTATTTTGGGATAAATGGAAGAAAGAGTATCTTCCAACACTTATCACCAGAGAGAAATGGACTGGAGATGTCAAACCAATTAAGACTGATGATATAGTCTTAATGGTAGATAATGAAGAACCACCTGGACGGTGGTTGAAAGGACGTGTTGTCAAATTAATCATTTCTGATGATGGCGTAGCTAGACAAGCTGAAGTTATCACCGGAAAAGGTACTTTTAGGCGCGCAGTTGCTAAACTCGCGATATTGGACGTCGAGAGGAAGGATTTAACTCCTGAGCCGACGCAAAGTAAACAAGAATCAGAGCATGTAATAATGCACGTATCTGAAACTGAATCCGCTGATCCTAAGTTTGAAGATCACCGGATTGAAATGAAACGAGAAATTAACAATATTTCTCAATCGGGCAAAAAGAAAAGACCAGTTATTCGTTTTTCTCCTCGTTCTGTACTTGCAGCTATGTTAACTACAGCAGCAGTTCTCAGCACGGCGAATTCCTTATTAGTAACACCGGTCGAGCAAGATGGGGTATTTCTCGACCACATAGGAACTACTTTTATGAAACGGGGCATATGGCGGACGAATATAAATACGTCGATATCGCCGAATGAAGACCGGGAATTGATCGAAGGCATAAGATGTAATATGTCAGCAACAAGGAAGCGCATGACCAAGgacataaaaaatgaaaatatgaataGAATTTTGAGCGTCTTCGACAAATTATGCTCGGAtgcaatttccgaaattgattaTGAGCGAACAAGATCTCGACGCTCAAAAGGGATATTTGGATTCTTGTGGAGCTTCCTATTCGGTGAAAATGACATCGAAACTGAACTAAAAGCAATGAGAATGCACgacaatgaaaaaatacatcAGTTATCTGAGTCGTTAGTTCAATTAAATGGAAAGACCACTGAGATGGGAAATACCTTAAACGATCAATTCTACGGTCTGATGAAGGAAACAAACCACCTGAAGCAAAAGTACGCCCTAGGTGAAACGGAGTACTTGGAAAGTCGTTTGATCGAGATAATCATGCTTTCTCGAGAGACTATTGACGCAGTGCTTCACAAGTACAAAAGGATGAGATCATATCCACTTTCGACGGAAGAACTTACCGCAACGTTCGACAACATCTCGTCAACATTGCCAGCAGGACTAACAGTTCTTCGACAATCCTCATTGGTAAAATATGAAACGCAGCAGATCAATGGGACTATCGTAATCGCAATGTACACTGTAGTTGTCAGCAAAACAGTGTACGAAATGTTTCGAATTATTCCTGTACCtcatatggaaaatcatgccatCATTGATATAGGAAAACCACGCATACTGATTGACCATAACGGGGAATATTTCTACCCAACTACGGAACCAGTACGGATGAACCAAACTCATTTTATCGTGGAACCTAGCCCGGTTCATAAGGAGCTTGACTGCGTATCTGGACTAGTGGCACACAAACTTTCGAAAAGCCGCTGCAATATTACGCACCTATCGCCACCATACGCCGAGATGATTTCACTCACGGATGAGAACCAGGTGCTTTACTTCGCCAGCGACTCAACTAGTATTATAATTCACTGCAAGAATTCTATTATAGCGCCACCATACAAGGTGGCTGTAGTTAAATTAGATTTCGATtgtaaaatccaaaataataagAGTGTTATATATGGATTCGTGAATAGGGAAGAAAGGCGGACAAACTTATTCTTTAAAGAAAGAATTCAGATTAATTTCAATTAA